GGCTCGTCGGGGGTTTTGCTCGACGGCGCATCATCCGCCGCTCGAATCGCCTGGCGGCGCTCTTCATCCAGCCGCGCCGCTTCGATCTCACGGATCACGCCGCCGACATCCGCCAGCTCTTCGGGCTCGTCGAACTCGCCGGTCAAGACGCTGCCCGGGTGCAAGGTACCGGCTTCGTACAAGGCCCACATTTCCTTGGCGTACTTGGTCTTTTTCAACTCCGGGGCAAAGCGCCCGAAGTAGGAAGCCATGTTGCCCACGTCGCGTTCCAGCATGCTGAATGCATGGTTGTTGCCCGCCGCATCCACTGCCTGGGGCAAGTCGATGATCACCGGGCCGGTCGGCGTGAGCAGCACGTTGAATTCGGACAGGTCACCGTGCACCAGACCGGTACACAGCATCAGCACGATCTGTGAAATCAGAAAGGCGTGGTACTCGCGGGCCTGATCCGGCTCCAGCACCACGTCGTTCAGACGCGGCGCGGCATCGCCATACTCATCGGCCACCAGTTCCATCAACAGCACGCCTTCGAGAAAGTCGTACGGCTGCGGCACGCGTACACCGGCGCCGGCCAAGCGGAACAACGCCGCGACTTCGGCGTTCTGCCAGGCGTCCTCGGTTTCTTTCTTGCCGAACTTGGAACCCTTGGCCATGGCCCGGGCCTGACGGCTGTTACGGACCTTACGGCCTTCCTGGTATTCGGATGCCTGACGAAAACTTCGTTTATTCGCCTCCTTGTAAACCTTGGCGCAACGCAATTCGTTGCCGCAGCGCACCACATAAACAGCTGCTTCTTTACCACTCATGAGTGGGCGCAGCACTTCGTCGACCAGACCGTCTTCGATCAGGGGTTCAATGCGTTTAGGAGTCTTCATCAGCTTTTATTGTGGGTCCTTTGTTACCAAATACGCGTATGGCACTCGTTATACGGCAATCGGCTCGCTGGTGGGAGAGGCGACTGATCTTTGCCCGTTGAAGAATGCAACCAATAGGCCAATTAAGGGCGCCCTCAGCGCTCGATGATCGCCGTCACACCTTGCCCACCCGCGGCGCAGATCGAGATCAGCCCACGGCCCTTGCCCGCCGTCGCCAGCAATTTGGCCAGGTTCGCGACAATGCGCCCGCCGGTAGCGGCAAACGGATGCCCCGCCGCCAGGGAACTGCCCTTGACGTTGAGACGGCTGCGGTCAATCGCGCCCAATGGCGCGTCCAGCGCCAGGCGAGTCTTGCAGTAATCGGCATCTTCCCAGGCCTTGAGCGTGCACAACACTTGGGCGGCGAAGGCTTCGTGGATCTCGTAGTAATCGAAGTCCTGCAATGTAAGACCATTCCTGGCCAGCAAGCGCGGCACCGCATACACCGGCGCCATCAGCAGGCCTTCGGCACCGTTGACGAAATCCACCGCCGCCGCTTCGCCATCGCGCAGATAGGCCAGGATCGGCAAGCCGCGCTCCTGGGCCCACGCCTCGCTGCCCAGTAACACCAGGGATGCGCCGTCCGTCAACGGGGTGGAATTGCCGGCGGTGAGCGTGCCCATCTCGCTGCGTTCAAACGCCGGCTTGAGGGCGGCGAGTTTCTCCAGCGTCAGGTCGGGGCGCAGGTTGTTGTCGCGGGTCAGGCCCAAAAACGGGGTGGTCAGGTCGTCGTGCCAGCCTTCGGCGTAAGCGGCGGCCATTTTCCGGTGGCTCTCCAGGGCGAGTTGGTCCTGCTCGTCGCGGGGGATCTGCCAGGTCTGCGCCATCAACTCGCAATGCTGGCCCATGGACAAACCGGTGCGCGGTTCGCCATTGCGCGGCAGCTCGGGCTTGAGGTGATGGGGACGAAGTTGTAACAGGACTTTCAGTTTATCCGCCACGGACTTGCTGCGATTGGCCTGCAGCAGAATCCTGCGCAGGCCTTCGTTCACGCCGATGGGCGCGTCGGAGGTGGTGTCCACGCCGCCGGCAATGCCGCATTCGATCTGGCCCAGGGCAATTTTGTTGGCCACCAGCAGCGCCGCCTCCAGCCCGGTGCCGCAGGCCTGCTGAATGTCGTAGGCGGGGGTTTGCGGGGACAGGCGCGAGCCGAGTACGCATTCGCGGGTCAGGTTGAAATCCCGCGAATGCTTGAGCACCGCCCCGGCGGCCACTTCACCCAGACGCAGGCCGTGCAGGTTGTAGCGCTCGATCAAGCCTTCCAGGGCGGCCGTCAGCATCGCCTGGTTGCTCGCCGTGGCGTAAGGGCCATTGGAGCGGGCGAAAGGAATGCGGTTACCGCCAATGATCGCTACACGCCGCAATTGAGTCATGGAAAGCTCCCTGTGTGTGATGGGCCGGGGTGGGACCGTTAAGCCTAGTCGAACGACTGCTACCCTGGGATGGTCAACCCTTTGAACCCCAGCCTTCGGAGAGCGTTCCATGTCTGACCGTTATATCGACTTCGCCAACTCCAGCCTCGGCCAGCGCCTGGTCGCCGCCATTGGCCTGCCGTCGCCGGGACGCCTGGAACGCTGGCAGGCCGGGCGCCTGCGTCCCGTCGAGGGCGCCTTG
The sequence above is drawn from the Pseudomonas quebecensis genome and encodes:
- a CDS encoding PA4780 family RIO1-like protein kinase, with protein sequence MKTPKRIEPLIEDGLVDEVLRPLMSGKEAAVYVVRCGNELRCAKVYKEANKRSFRQASEYQEGRKVRNSRQARAMAKGSKFGKKETEDAWQNAEVAALFRLAGAGVRVPQPYDFLEGVLLMELVADEYGDAAPRLNDVVLEPDQAREYHAFLISQIVLMLCTGLVHGDLSEFNVLLTPTGPVIIDLPQAVDAAGNNHAFSMLERDVGNMASYFGRFAPELKKTKYAKEMWALYEAGTLHPGSVLTGEFDEPEELADVGGVIREIEAARLDEERRQAIRAADDAPSSKTPDEPPPPPWMQ
- a CDS encoding acetyl-CoA C-acetyltransferase is translated as MTQLRRVAIIGGNRIPFARSNGPYATASNQAMLTAALEGLIERYNLHGLRLGEVAAGAVLKHSRDFNLTRECVLGSRLSPQTPAYDIQQACGTGLEAALLVANKIALGQIECGIAGGVDTTSDAPIGVNEGLRRILLQANRSKSVADKLKVLLQLRPHHLKPELPRNGEPRTGLSMGQHCELMAQTWQIPRDEQDQLALESHRKMAAAYAEGWHDDLTTPFLGLTRDNNLRPDLTLEKLAALKPAFERSEMGTLTAGNSTPLTDGASLVLLGSEAWAQERGLPILAYLRDGEAAAVDFVNGAEGLLMAPVYAVPRLLARNGLTLQDFDYYEIHEAFAAQVLCTLKAWEDADYCKTRLALDAPLGAIDRSRLNVKGSSLAAGHPFAATGGRIVANLAKLLATAGKGRGLISICAAGGQGVTAIIER